A single region of the Brassica rapa cultivar Chiifu-401-42 chromosome A03, CAAS_Brap_v3.01, whole genome shotgun sequence genome encodes:
- the LOC103861442 gene encoding uncharacterized protein LOC103861442, whose translation MGNCLNGGNNVKREVQEEQEVKKDNNRKDRKVKIVLRRDELEKLILFQLNAGGDIQGKGETTLASFGDFLRELEAERFAGEAAAKAAEEEEESRRRCRKWRPSLERITEWPEEAL comes from the coding sequence atgggAAACTGTTTGAATGGAGGAAACAACGTTAAGAGAgaggttcaagaagaacaagaagtgaAGAAAGATAACAACAGAAAAGATCGGAAAGTGAAGATTGTTCTGAGAAGAGATGAGTTAGAGAAACTCATCCTCTTTCAGTTAAACGCCGGCGGCGACATCCAAGGCAAGGGAGAAACAACTTTGGCATCTTTCGGGGATTTTCTCAGGGAACTAGAGGCGGAGAGATTCGCAGGAGAAGCTGCAGCAAAGGCGgctgaggaagaggaagagtcTCGCCGGAGATGTCGCAAATGGAGGCCATCGTTGGAGAGAATTACTGAATGGCCTGAAGAAGCACTATAG
- the LOC103861443 gene encoding uncharacterized protein LOC103861443, with translation MMDTLSRCFNGLQERYESVLEAKSIYRDDLDITLPLNASEVSVEPTKKTRCLQRAKRIDKSLRFEEEEEEEIAKPLAKKEGQKPRKVVRFQLENNKIIEPTRPVTLDLDQELEPEEKPLEEKEGLHIVKGKEQVVRIKIKMTKKEAQRLLGKCKNDSVLDFEHVVDQIAHVPVHQLQVSVAVVACNKERQENGSWLSKME, from the coding sequence atgaTGGATACTTTATCTAGATGCTTCAACGGACTTCAAGAAAGATACGAGAGCGTTCTAGAAGCAAAATCAATTTACAGGGATGACTTAGACATAACGTTGCCTCTGAATGCATCAGAGGTTTCAGTAGAACCCACCAAGAAGACTCGTTGCCTGCAGAGGGCCAAGAGGATTGACAAGTCCCTCAGGttcgaagaggaagaagaggaagagataGCAAAGCCACTGGCCAAGAAAGAAGGTCAAAAGCCACGTAAGGTTGTGAGGTTTcagttagaaaataataaaatcatcGAGCCGACGAGGCCAGTGACATTGGATCTTGATCAAGAACTTGAACCGGAGGAGAAGCCGCTGGAGGAGAAAGAGGGTTTGCATATAGTCAAAGGGAAGGAGCAGGTTGTGAGGATTAAGATCAAGATGACAAAGAAGGAAGCTCAAAGGCTACTAGGGAAATGCAAAAACGATAGTGTTTTGGATTTCGAGCATGTGGTGGATCAGATAGCACACGTCCCGGTTCATCAGCTCCAAGTCTCTGTGGCTGTGGTTGCTTGTAATAAAGAGCGACAGGAAAATGGCAGCTGGTTATCTAAGATGGAATAG